Part of the Limnothrix sp. FACHB-406 genome, CAAACGCAAAATTTTGATAATATGTGAAGCATTGTAAATGGTTGCATAACCATGGGATATAACCCCGAAATTCACCACAGGCGATCGATCCGTTTACGGAACTATGATTACGCCACACCGGGGATGTATTTCTTGACCCTTTGTACCCAACATCGCGAACCCTGGTTGGGCAAAATTATTGATGGCAAATTTGACCCCACAGAAGATGGAGAAATTGCGATCGCGGCTTGGCAATCCTTACCCCAACGATTTCCAAATATTCGATTGGATGGATTTGTGGCGATGCCTAATCATGTTCACGGCATCCTGGAAATTGTGAATGAATCGCCAGGGGCTGGGCGGGAAATGGTCGTGGGGGCTGGGCGGGGAGACCCCGCCCCTACGATTGGGGTGGGGAATGTGGTGGCGTATTTTAAATATCAGACGACGAAAACGATTAATCAAAAATCGGGTCAGGCTGGCAGACGAATTTGGCAGCGAAATTATTGGGAAAGAGTGGTGCGTCACGATCGGGAATTAACCAATTTTCGCAATTACATTGTCACCAATCCTCAACGCTGGGACTGCGATCGCCTCAATCCGCGCACCCAATGCCGCCACAATCAATAATTTTTGCCCTCAGTAATGTCAGATTCTTGATCGTGAATCCAGACACCCCGGCGATTGTTTTATAGACACCTCAGCGTACTTAAACATTCTCGAATCTGTAGGGGCGCATCGCCATACGCCCTCCGATACGCGAGATCTCCGCAAACCAATTCGTATTAAGCGATCGACCCGGTTGGAGGGCGTACAGCGGTACGCCCCGACCCGACCCCGCCCCATTGCCGCCGACAACCAACCCGCGATCCCGAGGGGCGATCGCGCCGCCGACCTCTCCGATCGCCCCAATCACCCCGCCGCTCCAAATTAAGCCAGGGTTAATCAACCGTTTGCGAGCTACGATCGCCCTAAGGACAGATCCACCCCCAGCGATCGAGCGAGGAAAAGCCATGGGTAGTTACCGGCAAACGGCGATCGGGATTTTTGGAATCGGCATGGCCCTCATGGCCAGCCCCGTCCATGCCGAACCGGCGATCGTTCCCGCCAACGACGGCCTGGGCACTACCGTTCAACAACAGGGCAACCAATACAACATCGGCGGCGGAACCCGATCGGGCGATAACCTGTTCCATAGCTTTCAGCGGCTGGGCCTCAGTCCCCAGGAAATTGCCAATTTTTTGGCCACACCAGACTTGCGGGCGATCGTTGGGCGCGTCACTGGGGGTGAGCCGTCCGTGATTGAAGGGCTGATTCGGATCTCCGGCGGCCAGCCCAATTTATATCTAATGAATCCTGCGGGGATCCTGTTTGGGGCTGGGACCCGGTTGGATGTGCCCGCCTCGTTTATGGCCACCACCGCCGATCGGCTGGGTTTCAGCGATGGCGGTTGGTTTTCTGCCCAAGGCCCCGTGGACTTTCGCGGCTTGAGCGGTTCCCTGCAATGGCTGGATTTTGTGAGCGATCGCCCGGGTCATCTGTTGAGCTGGGGTTCCTTGGCCGTGGGCGAAGGACAAAATCTGTGGCTGTTGGGCGGTGGTTCCGTGGTGTCCACGGGCCGGCTGCAAGCGCCCGGGGGCAACGTGACCGTGGCCGCCATTCCCGGCACGAATCGGGTCAGAATCGCGCCCGATGGATCCACCTTGACCTTGGAAGTGGCCTTGCCGGAACCGGGGGCGATCGGGGGGCGATCGCTGGCGGAATTGTTGGCCGGTAGCCCCACCGCCGCCGCATCCCAGTTGGTGATCAATCCCGATGGCTCGGTGCTGTTGCAGTCTGCCGCGTCGGGGCCCGTGGCCTTGCCCGATCGGGGTGTGGTGGTGGCCGGAAATGTGGACAGCGCCCGCTCCACCGGCCCCGGCGGCAGCATCACGATCGGGGGCGATCGGGTGGGTCTGGTGGGGGCTAACTTGGAAGCCAGCGGCCCTCAGGGGGGCGGTCGGGTGCAAATTGGCGGCAGCGAACGGGGCAGCGGTAATCTGTTCAGCGCTTGGGCCACTTGGGTCGATCGGGCCAGCCAAATTCAGGCCAATGCCACCGATCGAGGGGCCGGTGGTCAGGTGATTGTCTGGGCCGATGGTTTGACTTGGTATAGCGGGGCGATCGCGGCCCGGGGCGGCCCCAACGGTGGCCCGGGTGGTTTTGTGGAGCTGTCGGCCAAGGGGGAACTGGCCGTGCGGGGAACGGTGGATCTGACGGCTCCCTTGGGTTCCTTGGGCACGCTGCTGCTGGATCCCCAGGATATTCGGATTGTGCCTGGTGTCCTGGGCAGTGATGATTCACAACTGAGTAGTAATGTGCCCTTTGGCCAGCCAGAAAGTCAGATTCTGCGCACTGATCAAGGCTTTTTTACGGGGCCGCCCGCTCCCGTGGACTTCACAATCAGTGAGGGGCGCTTAGAACTGTTGTTGAGCACCGCTAACCTGATCCTGGAAGCGGAGCGGGATATTGTGCTGGAAAATTTGCTTGACGATCGCCTCAGTCTGCGGATGGCCAATGGTGGGTCGGTGCGGTTCACGGCGGGGCGCGATGTGCGGTTTTTGGATTCCGCCGATGTATTGAGCACCTTGGGCGCACCAATCACCATTCAAGCGGGCGAAGCGATCTCGATCGGGGGACTGGAAACCCAGGGCGGGGCGATCGACCTCTCGGCCGGCTCCAGCATCACCACCGGCTCCTTACGCACCACCGGTAACGAAGGTGGCCCGATCACCCTCAATAGCAGCAGCGGCTCCATCACCACGGGTGACATGAACACCATCGGCGGGGCGATTAACCTGTCTGCGCCGGGTAACCTGACCACGGGCGCAATCTCCAGCCAGGGCCCGATCGGGGGGCAAGTGACATTGCGCACCTCGGGCGGGGCGATCGCCACCGGAGCCATCACCAGTAGCGGCAGTCAGTCCGGCGGAGCGGTCACGCTCAATGGCAGCACGGGGGTGACGGTGGGGGGCAATCTCCAGGCGATCGGCAACAATGGCAGCGGCGGCGGCGTGACGATCGACAGCAGCGGCCCGATCGCCCTCAGTGGCGACCTGTCCACCAGTGCTCCGGTGATTGGCGTGGCCGGTAATGTGGCAATCGCCAGCAGCAACAACAGCGCCGCGATCGCTGGTCTAATCACAGCCGCAGGCAACGGCGGCGGCAACATCACCCTCACGGCCCAACGGGCCCTCAGCTTTGGCAGCCTCAGCACCCAGGGACAAAACGCCGCCGGTAGCATCACGCTGATCAGCGCCACGGATCAGATCAGTGGGGGCAACCTGAACGCCAGCGGCAACAGCCAAGGCGGCAATCTTCAGGCCCGCGCCAGCACCGGCATCAGTTTGGGAACCCTGAATCTCAGCGCCATTGGAGGCAACGGCGGCAACGCCAACCTCACCCTCACGGGCCCGGGCGATGTGCAAATCACTAGCCTGAACGCCCAAGGGGGGAGCGATGGTCGGGGTGGCAGCGTGGACATTGTGAGCACGCGCTTTTTCCGGGCCCTGGGGGCCTTCATTGATCGATCGGGTGTTTTGACCAGCATCGCCACGGGCGGCAGCCAGGGAGGGAATGCCGTCCGCATCACCCATGGTGGCGGTTCCCAAACGCCCGTTGTGCCTTTGGTGGTGGGCGAAACGCCCAGCAGCGGCGGCAATGGTTTGGCCGGTGGCGTATCCACCGGCAGCAGCACCATCAGCACCGGTTCCTTTCCGGGCCCCTTCACCCAGGGCAATATCGAATTCATCACCACGGGCGAGCCAGTTCCCACCCCCACGCCCACACCGACTCCTTCTCCGAGTCCCACCCCTAGCCCCACGCCGACCCCTTCTCCGAGTCCCACGCCAACGCCTTCTCCGAGTCCCACGCCAACTCCTTCTCCGAGTCCCACGCCGACTCCTTCTCCGAGTCCCACGCCGACTCCTTCTCCCAGTCCCACACCGACACCCGTTGTGGAGCCAGAAGCGGAGGGCGATCGCCCTGACCCGGAAGCGGGGCGCATCGTGCAGCAACGGCCCATGGGCAACGGGGGGCGATCGGGGGACAATCTGGCGGCCATTGAACAGGTGGCCCGTCGGCAAATTATTGACCACCTGAAAGGCGGCGCTTCGGATCGGGCGGCGGTGGAAATCGATCGACTCTATACCACCCTCACCAACGGCCATCTGGGTCGGGCCCTGAGCAACGATGTGCAGAGTTTTCCCGACCTTCAGGGCACGTTGCGCCGTTTAGAGTCAAAAACGGGACTGAAACCGGCGATTTTGTATACCTTCGCTCGCCCTGAGCAGTTGGATGTAATTTTGGTGATTCCCGACGCACCACCGATCTATCGCGTGGTGCGCGAGGCCCCGCGCGATCGGGTTTTGAAGGCGGTGAATGATTTGCGAGCCGCCATCACCACCCCCGTTGCCCGCATCAGCAACACCTACCGCCCCCCGGCCGAGCAGCTATACCGCTGGATTGTGGGACCCGTGGCCGAAGAGTTGGTGCGCCATCAGGTGGACACGATCGCCTTTTCGATGGATCGCGGAATGCGATCGCTGCCCGTGTCCGTGTTGCACGATGGCCAGCAGTTTTTGATTGAGAAATACAGCGTTGGGTTAATTCCCAGCATCAACCTGAC contains:
- a CDS encoding CHAT domain-containing protein, encoding MGSYRQTAIGIFGIGMALMASPVHAEPAIVPANDGLGTTVQQQGNQYNIGGGTRSGDNLFHSFQRLGLSPQEIANFLATPDLRAIVGRVTGGEPSVIEGLIRISGGQPNLYLMNPAGILFGAGTRLDVPASFMATTADRLGFSDGGWFSAQGPVDFRGLSGSLQWLDFVSDRPGHLLSWGSLAVGEGQNLWLLGGGSVVSTGRLQAPGGNVTVAAIPGTNRVRIAPDGSTLTLEVALPEPGAIGGRSLAELLAGSPTAAASQLVINPDGSVLLQSAASGPVALPDRGVVVAGNVDSARSTGPGGSITIGGDRVGLVGANLEASGPQGGGRVQIGGSERGSGNLFSAWATWVDRASQIQANATDRGAGGQVIVWADGLTWYSGAIAARGGPNGGPGGFVELSAKGELAVRGTVDLTAPLGSLGTLLLDPQDIRIVPGVLGSDDSQLSSNVPFGQPESQILRTDQGFFTGPPAPVDFTISEGRLELLLSTANLILEAERDIVLENLLDDRLSLRMANGGSVRFTAGRDVRFLDSADVLSTLGAPITIQAGEAISIGGLETQGGAIDLSAGSSITTGSLRTTGNEGGPITLNSSSGSITTGDMNTIGGAINLSAPGNLTTGAISSQGPIGGQVTLRTSGGAIATGAITSSGSQSGGAVTLNGSTGVTVGGNLQAIGNNGSGGGVTIDSSGPIALSGDLSTSAPVIGVAGNVAIASSNNSAAIAGLITAAGNGGGNITLTAQRALSFGSLSTQGQNAAGSITLISATDQISGGNLNASGNSQGGNLQARASTGISLGTLNLSAIGGNGGNANLTLTGPGDVQITSLNAQGGSDGRGGSVDIVSTRFFRALGAFIDRSGVLTSIATGGSQGGNAVRITHGGGSQTPVVPLVVGETPSSGGNGLAGGVSTGSSTISTGSFPGPFTQGNIEFITTGEPVPTPTPTPTPSPSPTPSPTPTPSPSPTPTPSPSPTPTPSPSPTPTPSPSPTPTPSPSPTPTPVVEPEAEGDRPDPEAGRIVQQRPMGNGGRSGDNLAAIEQVARRQIIDHLKGGASDRAAVEIDRLYTTLTNGHLGRALSNDVQSFPDLQGTLRRLESKTGLKPAILYTFARPEQLDVILVIPDAPPIYRVVREAPRDRVLKAVNDLRAAITTPVARISNTYRPPAEQLYRWIVGPVAEELVRHQVDTIAFSMDRGMRSLPVSVLHDGQQFLIEKYSVGLIPSINLTDTQFEPIRSAPVLSFGASEFTDLPPLPAVPVELATIQRLIPRDKTFLNEEFNLENLKRQRRSNPFPILHLATHADFRPGSPQDSFVRLWDRRLAVSDLRYLGLGSPPVELLVLSACRTAIGDESAELGFAGFAVDAGVKSVVASLWYVSDEGTLGLMAGFYDALRSAPIKAEALRRAQIAMLRGQTRAEDGRLVFPGGVVDLPPESSKLATFSLAHPYYWASFTTIGSPW
- a CDS encoding transposase, which produces MGYNPEIHHRRSIRLRNYDYATPGMYFLTLCTQHREPWLGKIIDGKFDPTEDGEIAIAAWQSLPQRFPNIRLDGFVAMPNHVHGILEIVNESPGAGREMVVGAGRGDPAPTIGVGNVVAYFKYQTTKTINQKSGQAGRRIWQRNYWERVVRHDRELTNFRNYIVTNPQRWDCDRLNPRTQCRHNQ